The following proteins are co-located in the Diorhabda carinulata isolate Delta chromosome 4, icDioCari1.1, whole genome shotgun sequence genome:
- the LOC130893498 gene encoding eukaryotic peptide chain release factor GTP-binding subunit ERF3A yields the protein MSNNTAPDSWESQADTSSTNNSPQHTADVTAHFSTLNVNAVEFVPSFSFGKAPEVVDKSSPTNSQESNSSPQHNPLLNGNDPDASAERVEVKEPPPIPPADGDASPEGEGGTWEDVADEDSTSASAPPATTPEGDEDEEPSSEEAPIKIKKKNTVKEKPEEDKKEHVNVVFIGHVDAGKSTIGGQIMALTGMVDKRTLEKYEREAREKSRESWYLSWALDTNQEERDKGKTVEVGRAFFETDKKHFTILDAPGHKSFVPNMIGGAAQADLAVLVISARKGEFETGFDRGGQTREHAMLAKTAGVKYLVVLVNKMDDPTVNWDEARYNECKDKILPYLKKLGFILNKDLFFLPCSGQTGQGLKDRVDESICNWYRGEAFIPFIDKLPSLSRKADGPFIMPIVDKYKDMGTVLMGKVESGECKKGQTMLIMPNRTPVTVDMLLSDDDEVSRVVPGENVKVKVKGIEEEDVSPGFVLCDSVNPIHTGRIFDAQLVILEHRSIICAGYSAVMHIHCAAEEVTVKALICLVDKKTGEKSKTRPRFVKQDQVAIMRIECAGVICLEPFKFMPQMGRFTLRDENRTIAIGKVLKLVE from the exons ATGTCAAATAATACGGCTCCTGATAGTTGGGAATCTCAAGCCGATACTTCATCGACAAATAATTCGCCACAACATACTGCAGATGTGACAGCACACTTTTCCACGTTGAATGTAAATGCTGTCGAATTTGTGCCTTCATTTTCATTTGGAAAAGCTCCAGAAGTAGTTGATAAATCATCCCCGACAAATTCCCAAGAATCCAATAGTTCACCGCAGCATAATCCTCTTTTAAATG GTAATGACCCTGATGCATCTGCAGAACGTGTGGAAGTAAAAGAACCTCCACCTATTCCTCCTGCAGATGGAGATGCGTCGCCCGAAGGCGAAGGAGGCACTTGGGAAGATGTGGCAGATGAAGATAGTACTTCTGCTTCTGCACCTCCGGCTACTACACCCGAAGGTGATGAAGACGAAGAGCCATCTTCAGAGGAAGCTCctataaaaattaagaaaaagaaTACTGTTAAGGAGAAACCGGAAGAAGATAAAAAGGAACATGTGAATGTAGTTTTTATTGGACACGTCGATGCTGGTAAAAGTACTATTGGAGGTCAGATTATGGCTTTGACGGGAATGGTAGATAAAAGAACATTAGAAAAATACGAAAGAGAAGCAAGAGAGAAAAGCAGAGAAAGTTGGTACTTGAGCTGGGCTTTAGATACCAATCAAGAAG aacgAGACAAGGGTAAAACAGTAGAAGTAGGTCGTGCCTTTTTTGAAACAGACAAAAAACATTTCACCATTTTGGATGCTCCAGGACACAAAAGTTTTGTACCAAACATGATTGGTGGTGCTGCTCAAGCCGATCTGGCTGTACTTGTCATTTCTGCTAGAAAAGGAGAATTCGAAACAGGGTTTGATCGAGGTGGTCAAACAAGAGAACATGCCATGTTAGCTAAAACTGCTGGAGTTAAGTACCTTGTAGTACTAGTCAATAAAATGGACGATCCTACCGTAAATTGGGATGAAGCAAG atACAACGAGTGCAAAGATAAAATACTCCCCTACCTaaaaaaattaggttttatattgaacaaagatttatttttcttaccaTGTTCTGGTCAAACAGGCCAAGGTTTAAAGGATCGAGTAGACGAATCAATTTGTAATTGGTATAGAGGCGAGGCATTTATACCATTCATAGATAAATTACCATCTCTTAGTAGAAAAGCAGATGGACCTTTTATAATGCCGATTGttgataaatataaagatatGGGTACCGTTTTAATGGGTAAAGTTGAATCTGGAGAATGTAAGAAAGGCCAGACGATGCTTATAATGCCAAATAGGACACCTGTAACGGTAGATATGTTACTTTCTGATGATGATGAAGTAAGTCGAGTAGTTCCTGGAGAGAATGTTAAAGTCAAAGTTAAAGGCATAGAAGAAGAAGACGTTAGTCCAGGATTTGTTCTTTGCGATTCCGTCAATCCTATTCATACTGGACGAATCTTCGATGCTCAATTGGTTATTTTAGAACATAGATCCATTATTTGCGCTGGTTACAGTGCAGTTATGCATATTCACTGTGCAGCCGAAGAGGTCACCGTTAAA GCCTTAATATGTTTGGTAGATAAAAAAACTGGTGAAAAAAGTAAAACTCGTCCAAGGTTCGTAAAACAAGATCAAGTAGCAATAATGAGAATTGAATGTGCAGGAGTTATTTGCTTAGAACCGTTTAAGTTTATGCCCCAGATGGGAAGATTTACACTGCGAGATGAAA atagGACAATTGCCATTGGAAAGGTCCTGAAACTTGTGGAATAA